In the Flavobacterium sp. J372 genome, one interval contains:
- a CDS encoding DUF4254 domain-containing protein, producing the protein MFSSIAFPVFEQSINDYHKYDSVDQPIANPYPKDKIEHLLYAKNWVDTVQWHYEDIIRDPNIDPIEALVLKRKIDASNQVRTDMVEYIDSYFLQKYKDVQPKPDAKINSESPAWALDRLSILALKIHHMAEEANREEASPEHRAKCREKLNVLLEQKKDLSTAIDDLLADIEAGDKFMKVYKQMKMYNDEELNPVLYQNKK; encoded by the coding sequence ATGTTTTCAAGTATTGCGTTCCCTGTTTTTGAGCAAAGCATCAATGATTACCACAAGTATGACTCTGTAGACCAGCCTATTGCCAATCCGTATCCGAAAGATAAGATTGAGCACCTGCTGTATGCAAAAAATTGGGTAGATACCGTGCAATGGCATTATGAAGACATCATACGCGACCCGAACATTGACCCGATCGAGGCTTTAGTGCTAAAGCGTAAAATCGACGCATCAAACCAGGTGCGTACCGATATGGTGGAATATATTGACAGCTATTTTCTCCAGAAATATAAGGATGTACAGCCAAAACCTGACGCAAAGATTAACAGCGAAAGCCCGGCTTGGGCGCTGGACAGGCTTTCAATTTTGGCATTGAAAATCCACCATATGGCTGAGGAAGCGAATCGTGAAGAAGCATCACCGGAACACCGTGCTAAATGCCGGGAAAAACTTAATGTTTTGCTTGAGCAGAAGAAAGATCTTTCAACTGCGATTGACGACTTACTGGCTGATATTGAAGCAGGAGACAAGTTTATGAAGGTGTACAAGCAGATGAAAATGTACAACGACGAAGAGCTGAACCCGGTATTGTACCAGAACAAAAAATAA
- a CDS encoding ABC transporter ATP-binding protein, translating to MIQVQDLRKTYNGTTVLHIGNLEIKKGESFGLVGNNGAGKTTFFSLLLDLIEPSAGHITSNGVKINESEAWKPFTSAFLDETFLIGYLTPEEYFYFIGELRGQSKADVDALLAKHADFFNNEILNSKKYIRDFSKGNQKKVGIIATLIGNPEVIILDEPFANLDPTTQFRLKKILRELADDKDVTILVSSHDLLHTTEVSDRIVALQKGQVVKDLQTSPETLKELEEFFAV from the coding sequence ATGATACAAGTACAAGACCTACGCAAAACATATAACGGCACAACGGTGCTGCACATTGGCAACCTCGAAATTAAAAAAGGTGAAAGCTTTGGCCTGGTGGGCAATAACGGGGCGGGTAAGACCACGTTCTTCAGCCTGTTGCTTGACCTGATTGAACCATCGGCGGGACACATTACCTCAAATGGAGTGAAGATCAATGAAAGCGAAGCATGGAAACCTTTCACCTCTGCTTTTCTTGATGAGACATTCCTTATAGGTTATCTCACTCCGGAAGAGTATTTTTACTTCATCGGCGAACTTCGCGGCCAGAGCAAGGCTGATGTTGATGCGCTGTTGGCAAAACATGCAGACTTTTTCAATAACGAAATATTAAACAGCAAAAAGTACATTCGCGACTTTTCAAAAGGGAACCAGAAAAAGGTGGGCATCATCGCTACGCTTATCGGCAACCCTGAAGTTATCATCCTTGATGAGCCATTCGCTAACCTTGACCCGACAACACAGTTCCGCCTAAAGAAAATCCTTCGCGAGCTGGCTGATGATAAGGATGTTACCATACTGGTATCAAGCCATGACCTGCTGCACACGACTGAGGTGAGTGACCGTATTGTGGCCCTGCAAAAAGGGCAGGTAGTGAAAGACCTGCAAACATCTCCTGAAACGCTTAAGGAATTAGAAGAGTTTTTTGCTGTGTAG
- a CDS encoding uracil phosphoribosyltransferase gives MKAFFEGIEYLFVKILFWPLDILRAMELDNWWIANIITWIFIIICCAATWYWIKQLQVFKANNDDDQDTTAHSFLS, from the coding sequence ATGAAAGCATTTTTTGAAGGCATTGAGTACCTGTTTGTAAAGATATTGTTCTGGCCTCTTGATATACTAAGAGCTATGGAACTTGATAACTGGTGGATTGCCAACATTATAACATGGATATTCATCATAATTTGCTGTGCAGCTACGTGGTACTGGATTAAGCAGCTACAGGTATTTAAAGCCAATAATGACGACGACCAGGATACTACGGCACACTCGTTCTTATCATAA
- a CDS encoding DUF5687 family protein produces MFIRFLKLEWKAFLRSSSFGTNMVLKVFMILGALYFIAVFLALGFGAFYLIKESLNQDPLVVVNNFLIYYLIVDLVVRLFLQKIPVINIRPLLTLPIKRSTIVNFAIGKSMASFFNYLHAFFFIPFTIILIHEGYDPLAAILWHIGVMVLIYCNNFLNTLLNNKDWLFAVFLAFLFGFGALQYYNLFDITKVTAPFFQNLYSTYHMVAVPVIALIALWVITFRYFKHNLYLDTGLKGKSEIAETKEYAFLNRFGTMGTFLKNDIKLILRNKRSKTTLLMSFLFLFYGLLFFTGGIEAYDNPAMKMFAGIFVSGGFMFVFGQFVPSWDSAYYPLMMSQNIQYREYIASKWWLVVVGTVASAILSAFYLYFGIDTYLIILSGAVFNIGVNSHLVLLGGAFIKTPIDLASSKQAFGDKKAFNIKTMLISLPKMLLPMGLYALGYYGFKSAEVGYLLVAGAGVLGFAFRNAVFRKIEKIYKSEKYSTIAAYKQKS; encoded by the coding sequence ATGTTCATACGATTTTTAAAGCTGGAGTGGAAGGCTTTTTTACGCTCTTCTTCATTTGGCACCAACATGGTACTTAAAGTATTCATGATTCTCGGCGCGCTATATTTCATTGCCGTGTTTCTTGCACTGGGCTTCGGCGCTTTCTATCTTATCAAAGAGAGCCTTAACCAGGATCCGCTTGTGGTAGTAAATAATTTCCTGATTTATTACCTTATAGTCGATTTGGTAGTTAGGCTTTTCCTGCAGAAGATACCTGTCATAAATATACGCCCGCTGCTTACGCTGCCCATAAAACGCAGCACCATCGTGAACTTTGCCATCGGCAAAAGCATGGCATCATTCTTCAATTACCTGCATGCTTTCTTCTTTATACCGTTTACCATAATATTGATACATGAAGGGTATGACCCGCTTGCTGCCATCTTGTGGCATATAGGCGTGATGGTGCTTATTTACTGCAACAATTTCCTCAATACGCTGCTTAATAACAAAGACTGGCTTTTCGCTGTCTTTCTTGCATTTCTTTTCGGTTTCGGGGCGCTGCAGTATTACAATCTGTTTGACATCACTAAGGTTACTGCTCCCTTCTTCCAGAATCTTTACAGCACTTACCATATGGTGGCCGTACCGGTTATCGCACTGATAGCTTTATGGGTAATCACATTCCGTTACTTTAAGCACAACCTGTACCTTGATACCGGCCTTAAAGGCAAAAGCGAAATTGCCGAGACAAAAGAGTACGCATTTCTTAACCGTTTCGGCACAATGGGTACTTTCCTTAAAAATGACATCAAGCTGATATTGCGCAACAAGCGCTCTAAAACAACGCTGCTCATGAGCTTCCTGTTTTTGTTCTACGGGCTGCTTTTCTTTACCGGAGGCATAGAGGCGTATGACAACCCAGCCATGAAAATGTTTGCCGGCATATTTGTATCGGGCGGGTTCATGTTTGTATTTGGCCAGTTTGTGCCAAGCTGGGACAGTGCCTACTATCCGCTCATGATGAGCCAGAATATACAATACCGCGAGTACATAGCCTCAAAATGGTGGCTTGTAGTGGTGGGCACTGTTGCATCAGCCATACTATCTGCATTTTACTTGTACTTTGGCATAGACACTTACCTAATAATATTGTCGGGAGCTGTTTTCAATATTGGTGTAAACTCACACCTTGTGCTGTTGGGTGGGGCGTTCATAAAAACACCCATAGACCTCGCTTCGAGCAAGCAGGCTTTCGGAGATAAAAAAGCATTCAATATAAAGACCATGCTTATATCGCTGCCTAAAATGCTGCTGCCTATGGGTCTCTATGCTTTAGGGTACTACGGCTTTAAAAGCGCAGAAGTTGGCTACCTGCTGGTTGCGGGCGCGGGAGTGCTGGGTTTTGCTTTCCGTAACGCCGTCTTCAGAAAAATAGAGAAGATATACAAATCAGAGAAGTACTCAACCATAGCGGCCTATAAACAAAAAAGCTAA
- the purD gene encoding phosphoribosylamine--glycine ligase: MKILLLGSGGREHALAWKMLQSKECKELYVAPGNAGTASIAVNVNISATDFAAVKAFVLDKGITMVVVGPEDPLVKGIYDFFKDDAELAAIPVIGPSKEGAQLEGSKEFAKIFLTENNIPTAAYGSFTADTLQKGLDFLTTLKPPYVLKADGLAAGKGVLILNSLEEAQQELKNMLVDAKFGQASSKVVIEEFLDGIELSCFVLTDGQSYRILPTAKDYKRIGEGDTGLNTGGMGAISPVPFADEAFMAKIEDRVVKPTIEGLKRRKIDYKGFIFIGLIKVGDEPFVIEYNVRMGDPETEVVIPRITSDLVKLFMAVAKQNLKSKTILVDERSAATIMAVSGGYPEDYEKGKVISGLDNVEDSIVFHAGTGLNESEVITSGGRVLAVTSFGNDFREAIKKSYQNLDKLSFDKMYYRKDIGFDL, translated from the coding sequence ATGAAAATATTACTCCTTGGCTCAGGGGGAAGGGAACATGCCCTTGCCTGGAAAATGCTCCAAAGCAAAGAATGTAAAGAACTGTATGTCGCACCCGGTAATGCGGGCACAGCTTCAATTGCTGTCAACGTAAACATTTCCGCAACAGATTTTGCTGCAGTTAAAGCATTTGTGCTTGATAAAGGTATAACTATGGTAGTTGTGGGCCCGGAAGACCCTTTGGTAAAAGGTATTTACGACTTTTTTAAAGATGATGCAGAACTGGCAGCTATTCCGGTGATAGGCCCTTCAAAAGAAGGTGCACAGCTTGAAGGCAGCAAAGAATTCGCAAAAATTTTCCTTACCGAAAACAACATCCCCACCGCAGCTTACGGCAGTTTTACTGCTGATACATTGCAGAAGGGCCTTGACTTCCTCACCACGCTGAAACCGCCGTATGTACTAAAGGCGGACGGGCTTGCAGCAGGCAAAGGAGTGCTTATACTCAACAGCCTGGAAGAAGCGCAGCAGGAACTGAAGAACATGCTGGTAGATGCCAAATTCGGGCAGGCAAGCAGCAAAGTAGTAATTGAGGAGTTTCTTGACGGCATAGAGCTGAGCTGTTTTGTGCTGACTGACGGACAATCTTACAGAATACTCCCGACAGCTAAAGATTACAAACGTATTGGCGAAGGTGACACCGGCCTTAATACAGGCGGGATGGGTGCTATATCACCAGTGCCGTTTGCAGATGAGGCCTTTATGGCGAAAATTGAAGACCGTGTGGTAAAACCTACCATTGAAGGGCTGAAACGACGTAAAATCGACTATAAAGGATTTATATTCATAGGGCTGATAAAAGTGGGCGACGAGCCGTTTGTGATTGAATACAACGTGCGCATGGGCGACCCTGAGACCGAAGTAGTAATTCCGCGCATTACGTCAGATCTGGTGAAGCTCTTTATGGCAGTCGCAAAGCAAAACCTGAAAAGCAAAACCATTTTGGTTGATGAACGTTCTGCTGCTACAATAATGGCCGTATCCGGCGGCTACCCTGAAGATTATGAGAAAGGGAAAGTTATTTCAGGCTTAGATAATGTTGAGGATTCCATTGTTTTCCATGCAGGTACAGGCTTAAATGAAAGTGAAGTAATAACCTCCGGCGGCCGTGTGCTGGCTGTTACTTCATTTGGAAATGACTTCCGCGAGGCCATAAAAAAATCTTATCAAAACCTTGATAAACTCAGCTTTGATAAGATGTATTACAGGAAGGATATCGGCTTCGACTTATGA
- a CDS encoding GDP-L-fucose synthase — protein sequence MEKTAKIYVAGHRGLVGSAILNNLEKKGYKNIVVRTHADLDLKDTAAVSAFFNEEKPEYVFLAAAKVGGIVANNTYRADFIYENLMIQNNVIHQSYVNKVKKLLFLGSTCIYPKNCPQPMKEDYLLTDVLEYTNEPYAIAKIAGIKMCESYNLQYGTNFMSVMPTNLYGPNDNFDLENSHVLPAIIRKIYLAKLLADGRKDEVVANLKTDTFDEAKIILNRFNISAEKVELWGSGKPMREFLWSEDMADACVFIMENRNFADCYIDHEEIRNTHINIGTGKDISIKDLAYTVKNIIGYNGKLLFNTDMPDGTMRKLTDCSKLNVLGWKYTTELDQGIRTLYNWMLKA from the coding sequence ATGGAAAAAACGGCAAAAATATATGTTGCAGGACACCGAGGTCTTGTAGGAAGCGCCATTTTAAATAATCTTGAAAAAAAAGGGTATAAAAATATTGTTGTTAGAACCCACGCTGATCTTGACCTTAAAGACACCGCTGCAGTTTCTGCTTTTTTTAATGAAGAAAAGCCAGAATACGTTTTTCTTGCAGCGGCCAAGGTTGGCGGCATTGTTGCCAATAATACTTATAGGGCAGATTTTATTTATGAAAACCTGATGATACAAAATAATGTGATTCACCAGAGTTATGTAAATAAGGTTAAAAAATTATTATTCTTAGGCAGTACCTGTATATATCCTAAAAATTGCCCTCAACCTATGAAGGAGGATTATTTATTGACTGATGTTTTGGAATATACAAACGAACCTTATGCTATAGCCAAAATTGCCGGAATAAAAATGTGCGAAAGCTATAATCTACAATACGGAACTAATTTCATGTCTGTTATGCCTACAAATTTATATGGGCCTAATGACAATTTTGACCTTGAAAATTCGCATGTATTGCCGGCAATTATACGTAAAATTTATCTCGCTAAACTGTTGGCCGATGGCAGAAAAGATGAAGTTGTGGCAAACCTTAAGACTGATACATTTGATGAAGCTAAGATAATCCTTAACCGTTTCAACATTTCAGCCGAGAAAGTAGAATTATGGGGTTCAGGCAAACCCATGCGTGAATTTTTGTGGAGTGAGGATATGGCCGATGCGTGTGTATTTATTATGGAAAACAGAAACTTCGCCGATTGCTATATAGATCATGAAGAAATTCGCAATACACATATAAACATAGGCACCGGTAAAGATATTAGCATAAAAGACCTGGCATATACTGTAAAAAACATTATTGGCTATAATGGTAAATTGTTATTTAACACAGATATGCCTGATGGCACTATGCGTAAACTTACCGATTGTTCTAAATTAAATGTCCTTGGATGGAAATACACAACTGAACTTGACCAAGGAATACGCACGTTATATAATTGGATGTTAAAAGCGTAA
- a CDS encoding PadR family transcriptional regulator: protein MKNSQLYKGSLNTIIMKLLEENGRMYGYEITQNVKAATKGELAITEGALYPALHKLESEGLLTVEVEKVDNRLRKYYKLTEDGHKETANRLSELEEFIKTMQGLVKSKVKPDLQF, encoded by the coding sequence ATGAAAAATTCGCAACTATATAAAGGCAGCCTTAATACCATCATCATGAAACTGCTGGAAGAAAACGGCAGGATGTATGGCTATGAGATTACGCAGAATGTAAAGGCGGCAACCAAAGGAGAGCTTGCCATAACCGAAGGCGCTTTATACCCGGCGCTGCATAAGCTTGAAAGTGAAGGCCTTCTTACCGTTGAAGTAGAGAAAGTAGACAACCGACTGCGTAAATACTACAAGCTTACAGAAGACGGGCATAAGGAAACTGCTAACCGGCTGAGTGAGCTGGAAGAGTTTATAAAGACCATGCAGGGGCTTGTAAAATCAAAAGTAAAACCTGACTTACAATTTTAA
- the upp gene encoding uracil phosphoribosyltransferase: protein MHIHYISDTNSILNHFLAQIRDVNVQGDSMRFRKNIERIGEIMAYELSKSLEYKPVNITTPLGTKETTAIKDGVVLCSILRAGLALHTGFMNFFDDAENGFVSAYRHHPNNDEYFEIQVEYKAAPTFNAKTLILIDPMLATGQSLVAVFNKLMATETPKEIHIAVVIAAPEGVAYLQENLPDNCHLWIAALDEKLNEKQYIVPGLGDAGDLAYGSKL, encoded by the coding sequence ATGCACATCCATTACATTTCAGATACCAATAGCATCCTCAACCATTTCCTTGCCCAGATTCGCGATGTGAACGTGCAGGGCGACAGCATGCGTTTCCGGAAAAACATTGAACGCATTGGCGAAATTATGGCTTATGAGCTAAGCAAGTCGCTGGAGTACAAGCCTGTAAACATAACTACACCGCTTGGCACAAAAGAGACTACAGCCATTAAAGACGGTGTGGTGCTGTGTTCCATACTCCGCGCGGGGCTGGCGCTGCACACAGGTTTCATGAACTTTTTTGATGATGCCGAGAATGGGTTTGTCTCTGCCTACCGCCATCACCCGAACAACGATGAATATTTCGAGATTCAGGTGGAGTATAAAGCCGCGCCAACGTTTAATGCAAAAACGCTGATCCTTATTGACCCCATGTTGGCTACAGGCCAAAGCCTTGTGGCAGTTTTCAACAAACTTATGGCTACAGAAACCCCTAAAGAAATACATATTGCGGTAGTGATCGCGGCACCCGAAGGCGTGGCTTACCTGCAAGAAAATTTGCCGGACAATTGCCATCTGTGGATTGCTGCCCTTGACGAAAAACTGAATGAAAAGCAGTACATAGTCCCAGGGCTGGGCGATGCGGGTGACTTGGCTTACGGCAGTAAATTATAA
- a CDS encoding SDR family oxidoreductase, translating into MNLQNSTVLITGGTSGLGLELVKQLTATGATIIVTGRNLSALNQAKKLYPQIATFQSDVSNPDDIEQLYAMVTQQFPQLNLIINNAGLMRLIDLQDALSDIEDVTREISTNLTGTIQMVHKFLPHLAKQNEAGIVNVSSAIAYMPYSVAPIYSASKAGVHAYTQALRLQLQDTNIRVFEMIPPGVNTNLQNDWAVKPNPRMMMDADKMVATALKALRNNKPELKPFAVSIIKLVSRLLPGMLIKFGHREFKNFKATQYQSLKPQQ; encoded by the coding sequence ATGAATCTACAAAACAGCACCGTACTTATTACAGGCGGAACCAGCGGCCTGGGCCTTGAGCTTGTAAAACAGCTTACAGCCACAGGAGCCACAATTATTGTGACAGGGCGTAACCTTAGTGCCCTTAACCAAGCCAAGAAGCTTTACCCACAAATCGCAACATTCCAGAGCGATGTAAGCAACCCCGATGATATTGAGCAGCTTTATGCAATGGTAACACAGCAGTTCCCACAGCTCAACCTCATCATCAACAATGCAGGGCTTATGCGGCTTATAGACTTGCAGGATGCATTATCGGACATAGAAGATGTTACCAGGGAGATAAGCACTAACCTTACCGGTACAATACAAATGGTACACAAATTCCTACCACACCTTGCTAAGCAAAACGAGGCCGGCATTGTAAACGTATCATCAGCCATTGCTTATATGCCATATAGTGTTGCACCTATATATAGTGCCAGTAAAGCCGGGGTTCATGCATATACCCAAGCATTGCGCTTACAGCTTCAGGATACCAACATCAGGGTATTTGAGATGATTCCGCCCGGGGTGAATACCAACCTTCAAAATGACTGGGCAGTTAAACCCAATCCGCGAATGATGATGGATGCCGACAAAATGGTAGCCACCGCGCTGAAAGCATTGCGCAACAATAAGCCGGAGCTGAAACCATTTGCTGTAAGCATAATAAAACTTGTGAGCAGGTTGCTGCCGGGTATGCTGATAAAATTCGGGCACAGGGAATTTAAAAATTTTAAGGCAACTCAATATCAATCATTAAAACCTCAACAATGA
- a CDS encoding AraC family transcriptional regulator — protein MANTTPYRIKSIAEVHRLMDLPKPQHPLIGIIDLKGLQNHPDINAVIFDFYVISMKRGCDKLIYGQQKYDFDEGLMAFMAPGQILRGEEGGVPDRLEGWMLFIHPDFLWNTPLAKKIKQYEYFGYAANEALFLSDKEENIINGIIENIRQENNTNIDKFSQEVMIAHLEVLFAYAQRFYERQFITRKISNSKVLGKLEELLADYFSNESLMADGLPTVTYIANKLNISPKYLGSLLKQHTGQTTQQIIHEKLIGKAKEQLSTTELSVSEIAFMLGFEHSQSFSKLFKAKTSQSPTEFRASFN, from the coding sequence ATGGCAAACACAACACCATACCGTATAAAATCTATTGCTGAAGTGCACCGGCTGATGGACCTGCCTAAGCCGCAGCACCCGCTTATCGGTATTATCGACCTGAAAGGGCTGCAGAATCACCCCGATATTAATGCTGTTATCTTTGACTTTTATGTAATTTCAATGAAGCGCGGCTGTGACAAACTGATTTATGGCCAGCAGAAATATGATTTTGACGAAGGATTGATGGCTTTTATGGCACCGGGCCAAATACTGCGCGGCGAAGAGGGTGGTGTGCCTGATAGGCTTGAAGGCTGGATGCTTTTCATTCACCCTGACTTTTTGTGGAATACACCGCTCGCCAAAAAAATTAAGCAGTACGAATATTTCGGGTATGCGGCCAATGAAGCGCTTTTTCTTTCAGATAAGGAAGAAAATATCATCAATGGCATTATTGAAAACATCAGGCAGGAAAACAATACAAACATTGACAAATTTAGCCAGGAAGTGATGATAGCCCACCTGGAAGTGCTGTTTGCCTATGCCCAGCGGTTTTATGAGCGGCAGTTCATCACCAGGAAAATATCAAACAGCAAAGTTTTAGGAAAGCTTGAAGAGTTACTGGCAGACTATTTCAGCAACGAAAGCCTGATGGCCGACGGACTGCCTACAGTTACCTACATTGCAAACAAGCTGAACATCTCTCCCAAATACCTTGGCAGCCTGCTGAAGCAGCACACAGGGCAGACTACGCAGCAAATCATCCATGAAAAATTGATTGGGAAAGCTAAAGAACAATTGTCAACAACTGAATTATCTGTAAGCGAAATCGCTTTTATGCTGGGGTTTGAACATTCGCAATCCTTCAGCAAACTGTTTAAGGCTAAGACCAGCCAAAGCCCGACGGAATTCAGGGCAAGTTTTAATTAA
- a CDS encoding DUF6427 family protein produces the protein MQEQIAVSFDFTYFENIYQNIGLAVFSAIAVLFAFMEVVSLSNKPLNMQSSYKKIVFAFFIGVAVYVLSAGKNNSFLAFTFAPLAVMGANYLESQENKWFTEVFLGVLTLIVLFLFTSQL, from the coding sequence ATGCAGGAGCAGATAGCTGTAAGTTTTGACTTTACTTATTTTGAGAACATTTACCAAAACATCGGGCTTGCGGTATTTAGCGCCATTGCTGTGCTTTTTGCGTTTATGGAAGTGGTTTCATTATCTAACAAGCCGCTTAATATGCAGTCGTCATACAAAAAAATCGTGTTTGCATTTTTTATAGGGGTAGCGGTATATGTGTTGAGCGCAGGCAAGAATAACAGCTTCCTTGCCTTTACTTTTGCACCGCTGGCAGTTATGGGCGCTAACTATCTTGAGAGCCAGGAAAATAAGTGGTTTACAGAGGTTTTTCTCGGTGTGCTAACGCTTATTGTGCTGTTTCTCTTCACCTCACAATTATAA
- a CDS encoding DUF2147 domain-containing protein: MILILSFTAFGQKIPADMIVGTWQCDDYKIEIFKSGDTFSGRLLWAKDMFEADGKTSKKDTENPDKKFRNRPRQGLVHITNLVYKDGEYIDGSLYSVQDGNTYSIKGKLTSLNSLETRGYKGIPIMGKTFKWKRVKQ; this comes from the coding sequence GTGATATTAATACTCTCTTTTACGGCATTCGGACAAAAAATTCCTGCAGACATGATTGTCGGCACCTGGCAATGTGATGACTACAAGATAGAAATTTTCAAATCAGGCGACACTTTTTCCGGCAGGCTGCTATGGGCTAAAGATATGTTTGAAGCCGACGGCAAAACATCTAAAAAAGATACTGAAAATCCCGACAAAAAGTTCCGGAACAGGCCGCGGCAGGGTCTGGTACACATTACAAACCTTGTGTATAAGGACGGCGAATATATTGACGGTAGTCTCTATAGTGTGCAAGACGGCAATACTTACAGCATAAAAGGTAAACTCACCAGCCTTAACAGCCTTGAAACCCGCGGTTACAAGGGTATTCCCATCATGGGTAAAACATTTAAATGGAAGCGTGTAAAACAATAA
- a CDS encoding exopolysaccharide biosynthesis polyprenyl glycosylphosphotransferase codes for MKKRTGRYSGYIRPFSYILDLIIINALANHMLWDNFQTWSYHLFITLSWAIIGYNTGFYEVYRYTKVIQIYGKVVKQYFLFIIVNFAYIGYFLKFSSPSQVISFISLSTLLIAAAKIFVYYGLRKFRVLFGGNFRRVVLVGRGKSVAQLAEFFNENPDYGYKLEKVFPMKSNKDIEECFSFVMEQKIDEIYCSMASLNTKDVNKFVDFTDNNLKILKFLPDNKEVIASNYKYDYYGYIPIISLRNIPLDSYLNKFIKRGFDIVFSLIIILGILSWLTPVLALLIKAESRGPVFFKQKRNGLNYDEFYCYKFRSMRLNEIADIHQVSKNDPRITRTGKFIRKTSIDELPQFFNVLLGDMSVVGPRPHMVSHTEMYARRIDKFMVRHFIKPGITGLAQTKGFRGEVESDNDIIYRVKYDIFYLENWSLLLDIKIILLTVVNALRGEEKAY; via the coding sequence TTGAAAAAGAGAACAGGAAGGTATTCAGGCTATATAAGGCCCTTTTCTTATATACTTGACCTTATAATAATAAATGCACTGGCAAATCACATGCTCTGGGATAACTTCCAGACATGGTCTTACCATTTGTTTATTACCCTGTCATGGGCCATAATTGGTTACAATACCGGCTTTTATGAGGTTTACCGCTACACAAAAGTAATACAGATTTACGGTAAGGTTGTCAAGCAATATTTCCTCTTTATAATTGTGAATTTTGCCTATATAGGCTATTTCCTTAAGTTTTCAAGCCCTTCTCAGGTTATAAGCTTCATAAGCCTTTCAACACTGCTTATTGCTGCAGCCAAGATATTTGTTTATTATGGGCTTCGTAAGTTCAGGGTGCTCTTCGGCGGTAATTTCCGGCGAGTGGTACTTGTAGGGCGTGGCAAAAGTGTTGCGCAACTTGCAGAATTCTTCAATGAAAATCCTGACTATGGGTATAAACTTGAAAAGGTTTTCCCAATGAAGTCAAACAAAGACATTGAAGAATGCTTTTCTTTTGTGATGGAGCAAAAGATAGATGAGATTTACTGCTCAATGGCAAGCCTAAACACAAAAGATGTGAACAAGTTTGTTGACTTTACCGATAATAACCTGAAAATACTCAAGTTTTTACCTGACAATAAAGAAGTTATAGCAAGTAACTATAAATATGACTATTATGGTTACATCCCTATTATATCGCTTCGAAATATCCCGCTGGATAGTTACCTTAACAAATTTATAAAGCGTGGGTTTGATATAGTTTTTTCGCTTATCATTATACTGGGTATACTATCATGGCTAACACCAGTTCTTGCGCTGCTTATAAAAGCAGAGTCACGAGGCCCAGTTTTCTTTAAACAGAAAAGAAACGGTCTTAACTATGATGAATTTTATTGCTATAAATTCCGCTCAATGCGGCTTAATGAAATAGCCGATATACACCAGGTAAGCAAGAACGACCCCAGGATTACCCGAACAGGCAAATTTATAAGGAAAACAAGTATTGATGAGCTTCCGCAGTTTTTTAATGTGCTGTTAGGAGATATGTCGGTAGTAGGGCCACGTCCCCACATGGTAAGCCATACAGAAATGTATGCCCGCCGGATAGACAAGTTTATGGTGCGCCACTTTATAAAGCCAGGCATTACAGGGTTGGCACAAACGAAAGGGTTTCGCGGTGAGGTAGAATCTGATAACGACATTATTTACAGGGTGAAATATGACATTTTTTACCTCGAAAACTGGTCATTGCTGCTTGATATAAAAATTATACTGCTTACCGTTGTTAACGCGTTGCGTGGCGAAGAGAAAGCATATTAA